A genomic stretch from Phycisphaerae bacterium includes:
- a CDS encoding SRPBCC domain-containing protein, with translation MTPSDKTARSQSESISLAFDLPHSPEKVWRALTDPVLLAEWLMPNDFEPLVGHRFRFQSKPMPGWRGFVECEVIELDPPRKLAYTWLGDVDWKEPTVVRWTLEPAGAGTRLMLEHTNFQEPWGGELHAMLSQGWKKMVEKKLCEVLDGARA, from the coding sequence ATGACTCCCTCCGACAAGACCGCACGATCGCAATCTGAATCCATTTCGCTCGCATTCGATTTGCCTCATTCGCCGGAGAAGGTGTGGCGCGCCCTCACCGACCCCGTGCTGCTCGCGGAGTGGCTCATGCCCAACGACTTTGAGCCTCTCGTCGGCCACCGCTTCCGGTTTCAGTCCAAGCCGATGCCGGGTTGGCGCGGATTCGTCGAATGCGAAGTCATCGAACTCGACCCGCCCCGCAAGCTCGCGTACACGTGGCTCGGCGACGTCGATTGGAAGGAACCGACCGTCGTGCGCTGGACGCTGGAACCGGCCGGCGCCGGCACCCGGCTGATGCTTGAGCACACGAACTTCCAGGAACCGTGGGGCGGCGAGCTGCACGCGATGCTCAGCCAGGGATGGAAGAAGATGGTCGAAAAGAAGCTGTGCGAAGTTTTGGACGGGGCACGCGCGTAG
- a CDS encoding metalloregulator ArsR/SmtB family transcription factor, translating into MHSAAVVEDRVFKALADPSRRAIFVVLMRGEAAVKDLTARFDISQPAVSQHLAALKDAGLVKDRRAGRCAYYRVEPRGMKPLIDWIAHYRAFWTEHVDRLEQLLERMDK; encoded by the coding sequence ATGCACAGCGCGGCCGTAGTCGAAGATAGGGTTTTCAAGGCGCTGGCCGACCCCAGCCGCCGGGCGATCTTCGTTGTACTCATGCGCGGCGAAGCGGCGGTGAAGGACCTCACGGCGCGCTTCGATATCTCGCAACCGGCGGTCTCGCAGCACCTCGCCGCTTTGAAAGACGCCGGCCTGGTCAAAGACCGGCGCGCGGGGCGCTGTGCCTACTACCGGGTGGAACCGCGCGGGATGAAGCCGCTTATCGACTGGATCGCGCACTACCGCGCCTTCTGGACGGAACACGTCGATCGCCTTGAACAACTGCTGGAGAGAATGGACAAATGA
- a CDS encoding DUF309 domain-containing protein codes for MNDDFNLDTEHRIYLEGLRLFNEGDYFEAHETWEEAWSQVRDSRRERFYRALIQGAVTLELLRRGRAVGVRQVFVSCGQLFEGLPPVFMGLDIPDFLDRLRHAIEPTLEDLDARHVPIDPSRLFRIELAYDPFVRAENGEGTRL; via the coding sequence ATGAACGATGATTTCAATCTCGACACCGAGCATCGCATCTACCTGGAGGGCCTTCGGCTGTTCAACGAGGGCGACTATTTCGAGGCCCACGAGACCTGGGAGGAGGCCTGGTCGCAGGTCCGCGACTCGCGGCGCGAACGGTTTTATCGCGCCCTGATCCAGGGGGCGGTCACACTGGAGCTGCTCCGCCGCGGCCGGGCGGTCGGGGTGCGGCAGGTTTTTGTGTCGTGCGGGCAATTGTTCGAGGGCCTCCCGCCCGTCTTCATGGGCCTCGACATCCCTGATTTCCTCGATCGGCTGCGGCATGCGATTGAGCCGACGCTGGAGGACCTGGACGCGCGGCACGTGCCGATTGATCCGTCGCGGTTGTTTCGGATTGAGTTGGCGTACGATCCGTTTGTGAGGGCGGAGAACGGGGAAGGGACGAGATTGTGA
- a CDS encoding HD domain-containing phosphohydrolase — MKNSSVITPPRRARTEPNRHDRELASLMEAGRAIGAARDLPALMAVVCEHVASAFAADRATLYLHDAERCELWTSHAADPNEWPRDTRIPDDHGPCGRVFQTHQPHCIVDATRESGLARRPCEHDGFLMHSLLFAPVMQTPRRCVGVLEVMDRREGYFSQDDARLLEAIAVQVALCLDTIRLVRAQQRQFETFVSAISAALDARDPLTTIHSINVANYAMGIGEILGLPSDEIAWLRMAGLLHDIGKIGVSDAVLTKAGRLSPEEFDEMKRHAAYSRNILSRIAFTDELEELDVLAPAHHERLDGSGYPEALRHDQLPRKARILAVADVYDALTQTRHYRRGMTMHEAFKELDAMTPHQLDRHCVAALKAFLGCGPWPIK; from the coding sequence ATGAAGAATTCCTCCGTCATCACGCCGCCGCGCCGCGCGCGGACTGAACCAAACCGCCACGACCGTGAACTGGCTTCGCTCATGGAGGCCGGCCGCGCGATCGGCGCCGCCCGCGACCTCCCCGCGCTGATGGCCGTCGTGTGCGAGCACGTGGCCTCCGCCTTCGCCGCCGATCGCGCGACGCTCTATCTCCACGACGCCGAACGGTGCGAACTCTGGACGAGCCATGCTGCCGACCCGAACGAGTGGCCTCGCGATACTCGCATCCCCGACGACCACGGCCCCTGCGGCCGCGTGTTTCAAACCCACCAGCCGCATTGCATCGTCGACGCGACCCGCGAGTCCGGCCTCGCCCGCCGACCCTGCGAGCACGACGGTTTCCTCATGCACTCCCTGCTCTTCGCCCCGGTCATGCAGACCCCGCGGCGTTGCGTCGGCGTCCTGGAGGTGATGGATCGGCGCGAGGGCTATTTCAGCCAGGACGATGCCCGTCTACTCGAAGCCATCGCCGTTCAGGTCGCGTTGTGTCTCGACACGATCCGGCTCGTCCGGGCGCAGCAGCGGCAGTTCGAGACCTTCGTCTCCGCGATCAGCGCGGCGCTCGATGCCCGCGATCCGCTGACGACGATCCATTCGATCAACGTGGCCAACTACGCGATGGGCATCGGCGAGATCCTCGGCCTGCCGTCCGACGAGATCGCCTGGCTGCGGATGGCCGGTCTGCTGCACGACATCGGGAAGATCGGCGTCTCTGACGCGGTCCTGACCAAGGCCGGCCGCCTCAGCCCGGAAGAGTTCGACGAGATGAAGCGGCACGCCGCGTATTCTCGCAATATTCTGTCCAGGATCGCTTTCACGGACGAACTGGAGGAACTGGATGTCCTCGCCCCCGCGCACCACGAGCGGCTCGACGGCAGCGGCTATCCCGAGGCCCTGCGCCACGACCAGTTGCCGCGCAAAGCGCGAATCCTCGCCGTCGCCGACGTCTACGACGCCCTGACGCAGACACGGCACTATCGCCGGGGGATGACCATGCACGAGGCCTTCAAGGAACTCGACGCGATGACGCCGCATCAACTCGACCGCCACTGCGTCGCCGCGCTCAAGGCCTTCCTCGGCTGCGGCCCCTGGCCGATCAAGTAG
- a CDS encoding ABC transporter ATP-binding protein, with the protein MDSPLIRAVGVSKRFRRGDHFDSLRDLLAARLLRRRIQRPAAQADFWALHDISFDVRPGEALGIIGPNGAGKSTMLKLLAGIMRPTEGTIDVCGRISALIELGAGFHNDLTGRENIHLNATILGMSREEIRRKFDAIADFAGIGEFLDTPVKRYSSGMHARLGFAIAAHVEPRVLLVDEVLSVGDRVFRAKCMDRMNRFLQDGVAVIFVSHDLGAVGRFCQRVLVLSGGRELFCGPAHEAICRYYDACREPVLDKQLAGQPIVSIKEVRVESPPGRPAVTLVPGAPVRVGMDLEFHGTMERPSFGLSIIRLEDHLTVFETSSTRLSVIAPPAKSGDRRQVRYDFRMNLLPGEYAIGLHVRERDALTYAIDQPRAARVMVVGERTIGGVAHIDPHVVVEALEDIDDFESERPTRVDEATASLLRDRATLPGAFAT; encoded by the coding sequence ATGGACTCACCCCTAATACGCGCCGTCGGCGTCTCGAAGCGGTTTCGCCGGGGCGATCACTTCGATTCGCTGCGCGATCTCCTGGCAGCGCGGCTCCTGCGGCGGCGCATTCAGCGACCGGCGGCCCAGGCGGATTTCTGGGCACTCCACGACATCAGCTTTGACGTCCGGCCGGGCGAGGCACTGGGCATCATTGGCCCCAACGGGGCAGGCAAGAGCACCATGCTCAAGCTGCTGGCCGGGATCATGCGTCCCACGGAAGGCACGATCGACGTTTGCGGAAGGATCTCGGCGCTGATCGAGCTGGGCGCGGGCTTCCACAACGACCTGACGGGCCGCGAGAACATTCACCTCAACGCGACGATCCTCGGCATGTCGCGCGAGGAAATCCGCCGGAAGTTCGACGCGATCGCCGACTTCGCGGGAATCGGTGAATTCCTCGACACGCCCGTCAAGCGCTACAGCAGTGGGATGCACGCCCGTCTGGGGTTCGCCATCGCCGCGCATGTCGAGCCTCGCGTCCTCCTAGTGGACGAGGTACTTTCCGTCGGCGACCGCGTCTTCCGCGCGAAGTGCATGGACCGGATGAACCGCTTTCTTCAGGACGGCGTGGCGGTCATCTTCGTGTCGCACGATCTCGGCGCGGTCGGGCGGTTCTGCCAGCGCGTGCTCGTCCTGTCCGGCGGGCGCGAACTGTTCTGCGGGCCGGCGCATGAGGCGATCTGCCGCTATTACGACGCCTGCCGCGAGCCGGTGCTGGACAAGCAACTTGCGGGACAGCCCATCGTCTCTATCAAAGAGGTTCGGGTGGAAAGCCCGCCGGGGCGGCCGGCGGTGACGCTCGTGCCCGGTGCACCGGTGCGCGTAGGCATGGACCTCGAATTTCACGGGACGATGGAGCGACCGTCGTTCGGGCTTTCGATTATCCGGCTCGAAGATCATCTGACCGTCTTCGAGACAAGCAGCACCCGACTGAGTGTCATTGCGCCGCCGGCCAAATCCGGTGATCGTCGGCAGGTGCGGTACGACTTTCGCATGAACCTGCTTCCGGGCGAGTACGCGATCGGCCTGCACGTTCGCGAGCGGGACGCCCTGACGTACGCGATTGACCAGCCCCGGGCGGCGCGGGTGATGGTGGTGGGCGAGCGCACGATAGGCGGCGTCGCGCATATTGATCCGCACGTCGTCGTTGAGGCGCTGGAAGATATTGACGATTTCGAAAGTGAGCGGCCAACTCGAGTCGACGAAGCCACGGCCTCGCTGCTGCGAGACCGTGCCACGCTACCGGGGGCATTTGCTACTTGA
- the aspS gene encoding aspartate--tRNA ligase — MPLPYHQRTHDCGALRAADAGKTVLLAGWVDNFRDLGGMVFIDLRDRGGITQLRFNPETDPKAHDVARGLRSEYVIAIRGEVVHRGGSVNPNLPTGEIEIAVHEIDLLSKSKTPPFLIADEIETNEDLRLENRVLDIRRAPMKKALMLRHRITKTIRDYFDRNGFLDIETPILTKSTPEGARDYLVPSRLQHGSFFALPQSPQLFKQLLMIGGLDRYMQIARCFRDEDLRADRQPEFTQVDVEMAFIQPENIMQHVEECLAEIAKVAIGLDVPLPLPRIGYADAMRLYGRDAPDLRYEMTIKDLTPLAKKMSFNVFRQPADTGGAVRCIVLTGGAEMTRKESDGLVEEIKGIGAGGLPLVKVAAEGGKTVLQTGVAKFFDSEALVQELLQASGAKPGDLIFFAADTEANVSKYLGWLRSTVAERRGLIPKDKWAFCWVVDFPMFGYDAETKAVFPMHHPFTSPKDEDLALLGLESPGVAPAEDLLKIRAKAYDVVLNGIELGGGSIRIHRSDVQSKVFQILGLTQEEAKAKFAFLLEALQYGAPPHGGIALGLDRIVMLFGGFDSIRDVIAFPKNAKAVCPLTNAPSPVTQAQLKDLGLHMLNPQ; from the coding sequence ATGCCCCTCCCCTATCACCAACGAACCCACGATTGCGGCGCGCTCCGCGCGGCGGATGCCGGGAAGACCGTCCTGCTGGCCGGTTGGGTGGACAATTTCCGCGATCTGGGCGGAATGGTTTTTATCGATCTCCGCGATCGCGGCGGGATCACGCAGCTTCGCTTCAATCCCGAGACGGACCCCAAGGCGCACGACGTGGCCCGGGGCCTGCGAAGCGAGTACGTCATCGCCATCCGCGGCGAGGTGGTCCATCGCGGCGGCAGCGTCAACCCGAACCTGCCGACCGGAGAGATCGAGATTGCCGTCCACGAGATCGACCTCCTGAGCAAGTCCAAGACGCCGCCGTTCCTGATCGCCGACGAAATCGAGACGAACGAGGACCTGCGGCTGGAGAACCGCGTCCTCGATATTCGCCGCGCGCCGATGAAGAAGGCCTTGATGCTCCGGCATCGAATTACTAAGACTATCCGCGACTACTTCGATCGCAACGGCTTTCTGGATATCGAAACGCCGATCCTGACCAAGTCGACGCCGGAGGGCGCGCGGGACTACCTCGTCCCGTCGCGATTGCAGCATGGCTCGTTCTTCGCCCTGCCGCAGTCGCCGCAGCTCTTCAAGCAGCTTTTGATGATCGGCGGGCTGGATCGCTACATGCAGATCGCCCGCTGTTTCCGCGACGAGGACCTGCGCGCCGATCGCCAGCCCGAGTTTACCCAGGTGGACGTGGAGATGGCGTTCATCCAGCCCGAGAACATCATGCAGCACGTCGAGGAGTGCCTGGCCGAGATCGCCAAGGTCGCGATCGGTTTGGACGTGCCGCTGCCCCTGCCACGAATTGGATACGCCGACGCGATGCGCTTGTACGGCCGCGACGCGCCGGACCTTCGCTACGAGATGACCATCAAAGACCTTACGCCGCTGGCGAAGAAGATGAGCTTCAATGTCTTTCGCCAACCCGCCGACACCGGCGGCGCGGTCCGCTGCATTGTCCTGACCGGCGGCGCGGAGATGACGCGGAAGGAATCGGACGGCCTTGTTGAGGAAATCAAAGGCATCGGCGCGGGCGGTCTGCCGCTCGTCAAGGTCGCCGCCGAAGGCGGCAAGACGGTCCTGCAAACCGGCGTTGCCAAGTTCTTCGATAGCGAGGCCCTGGTGCAGGAGCTGCTTCAGGCCAGCGGGGCGAAGCCGGGCGATCTGATCTTTTTCGCGGCGGACACGGAGGCCAACGTGTCAAAGTACCTGGGATGGCTGCGCTCGACCGTCGCCGAGCGGCGCGGATTGATTCCCAAAGACAAGTGGGCCTTCTGCTGGGTCGTCGATTTCCCCATGTTTGGATACGACGCGGAGACGAAGGCCGTCTTTCCGATGCACCACCCGTTCACCAGCCCCAAGGACGAGGACCTCGCGCTTCTCGGGCTGGAAAGCCCCGGCGTCGCGCCGGCGGAAGACCTGCTCAAAATCCGCGCCAAGGCCTACGACGTCGTACTGAACGGCATCGAGCTGGGCGGCGGCTCGATCCGTATCCACCGCAGCGACGTGCAGTCCAAGGTCTTTCAGATTCTCGGCCTCACACAGGAAGAGGCGAAGGCGAAGTTCGCGTTCCTGCTCGAGGCCCTGCAATACGGCGCGCCGCCGCATGGCGGCATCGCCCTCGGACTCGACCGCATCGTCATGCTCTTCGGCGGTTTCGACTCCATCCGCGACGTCATCGCCTTCCCCAAGAACGCCAAGGCCGTCTGCCCGCTGACCAACGCCCCCTCCCCGGTCACGCAGGCGCAGCTCAAGGACCTCGGGCTGCACATGCTCAATCCGCAATAG
- a CDS encoding lysophospholipid acyltransferase family protein produces MRLFYRFMRFWSQVVFVLYFRGRAFGTQNVPATGGALLASNHQSFFDPVAVGLAIPRECQFMARDTLFLQPLFRRLITALNAFPVRRGAADVGAVKEILRRLKDGKLVTVFPEATRTRDGTIGEINANSLLIAKRADAAIVPTVIDGAFEAWPRTQVLPSPRAIHVTYAEPISQEEVRDWPIERIQQTVRERMITILEDSRRRRTERTG; encoded by the coding sequence ATGAGGCTGTTCTACCGGTTCATGCGTTTCTGGTCGCAAGTCGTCTTTGTCCTGTATTTCCGCGGCCGTGCGTTTGGAACGCAAAATGTTCCCGCCACCGGCGGCGCGCTACTCGCGAGCAACCACCAGAGCTTTTTTGACCCCGTGGCCGTCGGTCTGGCCATCCCTCGCGAGTGCCAGTTCATGGCCCGCGACACGCTTTTTCTGCAGCCACTGTTTAGAAGATTGATCACCGCGCTGAATGCCTTTCCCGTTCGCCGAGGGGCCGCGGACGTCGGTGCGGTCAAGGAAATCCTCCGCCGGCTCAAGGATGGCAAGCTGGTGACCGTCTTTCCCGAAGCGACGCGGACGCGCGATGGAACGATCGGCGAGATCAATGCCAACAGCCTCTTGATCGCCAAGCGGGCGGACGCCGCCATCGTGCCGACGGTGATCGACGGCGCGTTCGAGGCCTGGCCAAGAACCCAGGTGCTGCCGAGCCCCCGTGCGATTCACGTGACCTACGCCGAGCCGATCTCGCAGGAGGAGGTCCGCGACTGGCCGATCGAACGGATACAGCAGACGGTTCGCGAGCGGATGATCACGATTCTGGAAGATTCTCGCCGAAGAAGGACCGAGAGGACTGGGTAA
- the cmk gene encoding (d)CMP kinase, protein MIITIDGPAGSGKSTAARKLAAKLAIAYLDTGAMYRAIALAALQEGARLKDDDALVEVARKADVHVDCGPTHTRVFLNGIDVSEAVRSMAVNQATSFVARIPRIREMLVEKQRTIGSRLGSLVTEGRDQGSVVFPNADLKFFLDAGLEKRAMRRFQELIADGEEASYEMIMENLRDRDGNDQHQWAPLLEPATAIHIDTTHMTIHEVVERLLEEVRRQNLGK, encoded by the coding sequence ATGATCATCACGATCGACGGCCCCGCGGGCTCCGGCAAGAGCACGGCCGCCCGAAAACTCGCCGCCAAACTGGCCATCGCCTATCTCGACACCGGTGCGATGTACCGCGCGATCGCCCTGGCCGCGCTGCAGGAAGGCGCCCGGCTCAAGGACGATGACGCCCTCGTCGAGGTCGCCAGGAAGGCCGATGTCCACGTCGATTGCGGCCCGACCCACACGCGCGTCTTTCTGAACGGCATCGATGTCAGCGAGGCCGTCCGGTCCATGGCGGTCAATCAAGCTACGAGCTTCGTCGCCCGGATCCCGCGCATCCGCGAGATGTTGGTGGAGAAACAACGCACCATCGGGTCCCGGCTGGGCTCCCTGGTGACCGAGGGCCGGGACCAGGGCAGTGTCGTGTTTCCCAACGCCGATCTGAAGTTCTTCCTCGACGCAGGGTTGGAAAAACGGGCCATGCGCCGGTTCCAGGAACTGATTGCCGACGGCGAGGAGGCCTCCTATGAGATGATCATGGAGAACCTGCGCGATCGCGACGGCAACGATCAACATCAATGGGCGCCGCTCCTCGAGCCTGCGACGGCGATCCACATCGACACCACCCACATGACCATCCACGAGGTCGTCGAGCGCCTTCTCGAAGAAGTCCGCCGACAAAACCTCGGGAAATAG
- a CDS encoding DUF6599 family protein gives MSRRHRLSFFLGLSAIVSFVGAGGCREKPESPAPGSPPGGAAPRLPAAPTGTPKSQAAPSAGVDAQDAPHSPASLPKSQPEAGWVKREPVRVFPAANLAGALARDEAIRLSFFRIRSAATCAYDLIHSDAKPRLARVLLIDTESAEDAYGWLSCQAPATETFKIGGETRVVREGGLHLHCWQGRSYVRVSISEADAETTEKVIRLLLNITGQIGRADRPVLLDAVPSDSAGLQRKWLVRHLGSLPAKSFNLAFPLDVLKTSGLLGLDKSTQMCIAQYEVPQGMRSNVVWVVRYSSTKAAYDAHANYTRFITEKKEPAAQSTNLFPPHGPFLIGTWTAEEESLQYMMPRIGKLLPQ, from the coding sequence ATGTCACGAAGACACCGTCTTTCATTCTTCCTTGGCCTCAGCGCGATCGTTTCTTTCGTTGGCGCGGGAGGTTGCCGCGAAAAGCCCGAATCGCCCGCTCCCGGATCACCGCCCGGTGGGGCCGCGCCGCGCCTCCCCGCGGCGCCGACGGGGACGCCCAAATCACAGGCTGCGCCCAGCGCCGGAGTCGATGCGCAGGATGCGCCCCATTCGCCCGCCAGCCTGCCGAAGAGCCAGCCGGAGGCCGGTTGGGTCAAGCGGGAACCGGTTCGCGTTTTTCCCGCCGCCAACCTGGCGGGCGCGCTGGCCAGGGACGAGGCGATTCGTCTGAGTTTTTTCCGAATCCGCTCGGCGGCGACCTGTGCCTATGACCTCATACACAGCGACGCGAAGCCCCGGCTGGCCCGGGTTCTCCTCATCGACACGGAATCGGCGGAGGACGCCTACGGCTGGCTGTCCTGCCAGGCGCCGGCGACCGAGACGTTCAAGATTGGCGGCGAAACGCGCGTGGTTCGCGAGGGCGGGCTCCACCTGCATTGCTGGCAGGGCCGTTCCTATGTTCGCGTCAGCATTTCAGAAGCCGATGCCGAGACGACGGAAAAAGTCATCCGGTTGCTGCTCAATATCACCGGTCAAATCGGTCGTGCGGATCGCCCGGTCTTGCTCGATGCCGTTCCCTCGGACTCCGCGGGGCTGCAGCGCAAATGGCTGGTTCGGCACCTGGGCAGCCTGCCCGCCAAGTCGTTTAATCTCGCGTTTCCACTCGACGTGCTGAAGACGTCCGGGCTGCTGGGTTTGGACAAATCGACACAGATGTGCATCGCCCAATACGAAGTTCCGCAGGGCATGCGCTCCAATGTCGTGTGGGTCGTTCGCTATTCCAGTACCAAGGCGGCCTACGATGCCCATGCCAATTACACTCGGTTTATCACTGAAAAGAAGGAACCTGCAGCGCAATCCACCAATCTTTTTCCGCCGCATGGTCCATTCCTGATCGGCACATGGACGGCCGAGGAGGAATCTCTCCAATACATGATGCCTCGAATCGGCAAGCTCCTGCCGCAGTAG